A DNA window from Cervus canadensis isolate Bull #8, Minnesota chromosome 30, ASM1932006v1, whole genome shotgun sequence contains the following coding sequences:
- the TRAF1 gene encoding TNF receptor-associated factor 1 isoform X3, translated as MEEHEVTSQAAHLNLLLGFMKQWKAQLGSGLGYGPIALERNLSDLQLQGAVEVAGDLEVDCYRAPCSESQEELALQHFMKEKLLTELEGKLCVFENIVAVLNKEVEASHLALAASIHQSQLDREHILRLEQRVLELQQTLAQKDQALGKLEQSLRLMEEASYDGTFLWKITNVSRRCQESACGRTVSLFSPAFYTAKYGYKLCLRLYLNGDGTGKRTHLSLFIVIMRGEYDALLSWPFRNKVTFMLLDQNNREHAIDAFRPDLNSASFQRPQSETNVASGCPLFFPLNKLQSPKHAYVKDDTMFLKCIVETNT; from the exons ATGGAGGAGCATGAGGTCACCTCCCAGGCCGCCCACCTGAACCTGCTGTTGGGGTTCATGAAGCAGTGGAAGGCCCAGCTGGGCTCTGGCCTGGGGTACGGGCCTATAGCCCTGGAACGGAACCTGTCGGACCTGCAACTGCAGGGGGCCGTGGAGGTGGCCGGGGACCTGGAGGTGGACTGCTACCGGGCCCCCTGCTCCGAGAGCCAGGAGGAGCTGGCCCTGCAGCACTTCATGAAGGAGAAGCTCCTGACGGAGCTGGAAGGGAAGCTATGTGTGTTCGAGAACATCGTGGCCGTCCTCAACAAGGAGGTGGAGGCCTCCCACCTGGCCCTGGCCGCCTCCATCCACCAGAGCCAGCTGGACCGCGAACACATCCTGAGGCTGGAGCAGAGG GTGCTGGAGTTGCAGCAGACCCTGGCCCAGAAGGACCAGGCCTTGGGCAAGCTGGAGCAGAGCCTGCGCCTGATGGAGGAGGCCTCCTACGACGGCACCTTCCTCTGGAAGATCACCAACGTCTCCCGGCGTTGTCAGGAGTCGGCCTGCGGCAGGACCGTCAGCCTCTTCTCCCCAG CTTTCTACACCGCCAAGTATGGATACAAGTTGTGCCTGCGGCTCTACCTGAACGGGGATGGGACGGGGAAGAGGACCCACCTGTCCCTCTTCATCGTGATCATGAGAGGGGAGTATGATGCTCTGCTGTCGTGGCCTTTCAGGAACAAG GTCACCTTCATGCTGCTGGACCAGAACAACCGTGAGCACGCCATCGACGCCTTCCGGCCCGACCTGAACTCAGCTTCCTTCCAGCGGCCCCAGAGTGAAACCAACGTGGCCAGCGGCTGCCCGCTCTTCTTCCCCCTCAACAAGCTGCAGTCGCCCAAGCACGCCTACGTGAAGGACGACACCATGTTCCTCAAGTGCATCGTGGAGACGAACACTTAG